From a region of the Acinetobacter larvae genome:
- a CDS encoding ATP-binding protein, with the protein MPRQHYSLKRRLILYTSLFSLILGAISLFTSYRIALNEINEILDAQMVYLAQRVSLNLRPMRSHYDENKHYREQDLLVDVWAYGDRDLHHTTDGQNLLLAAQRQAGFYWHESANEQWISYIIPTAEYQIQISQQVETRQNLAWRLAGSMLLPYLMIFPLALLGMVWIVRRNFRPLDDFKMDLAQRSSNDLEPIQDQHYPQELLPTIQEMNYLFARISSAQQEQRQFIADAAHELRTPITALNLQIQILLNENADHHNLDKLSQGLARIQHLVSQLLLLAKQDAAFDLLAQCSDFKVNGVVLQCMEQLIHLAMQKDIDMGWTQNQDVMLHSVEYSVHSIVYNLLDNAIKYTPQAGIINIAVGPGPESVARIVIEDSGPGLPEALYEKVLKRFYRVHHHVAVGSGLGLAIVDAAIQQLGGRLELGRSGELGGLRVQVDLPMLDQSVPNSSSSNPTA; encoded by the coding sequence ATGCCCAGACAACATTATTCCTTAAAGCGTCGTTTAATTTTATATACTTCTTTGTTTAGTTTAATTTTGGGTGCGATTTCATTGTTTACGTCTTATCGGATTGCACTCAATGAAATTAATGAAATATTAGATGCGCAAATGGTGTATTTAGCACAGCGTGTCTCGCTCAATTTAAGACCCATGCGTAGTCATTATGATGAGAATAAACACTATCGGGAACAAGATTTATTGGTAGATGTTTGGGCCTATGGTGACCGTGATTTACATCATACCACTGATGGACAGAATTTACTTTTAGCAGCACAGCGTCAGGCTGGTTTTTACTGGCATGAGAGTGCCAATGAGCAATGGATTAGCTATATTATTCCAACAGCAGAATATCAGATTCAGATCAGTCAACAAGTCGAGACGCGACAAAATTTAGCATGGCGTTTGGCAGGCAGTATGTTGTTACCATATCTGATGATTTTCCCTTTGGCGCTGTTGGGAATGGTCTGGATTGTACGGCGTAATTTTAGACCATTAGATGATTTTAAAATGGATTTAGCACAACGTAGTTCCAATGATCTAGAACCGATTCAAGATCAGCATTATCCACAAGAACTGCTGCCCACCATTCAGGAAATGAACTATTTATTTGCACGGATTTCTAGTGCCCAACAAGAACAACGTCAGTTTATTGCCGATGCTGCACATGAATTACGTACCCCGATTACCGCATTAAATTTGCAGATCCAAATTTTATTAAATGAAAACGCAGACCATCATAATCTCGATAAACTCAGTCAGGGCTTAGCGCGTATTCAACATTTGGTGAGTCAATTATTGTTATTGGCAAAACAAGATGCTGCTTTTGATCTATTAGCGCAATGCAGCGATTTTAAGGTCAATGGCGTGGTATTACAGTGCATGGAACAATTAATCCATTTAGCCATGCAAAAAGATATCGATATGGGGTGGACACAAAATCAAGATGTCATGCTGCATAGTGTGGAATATTCGGTGCATTCTATTGTCTATAATCTATTAGACAATGCCATTAAATATACCCCACAAGCGGGTATTATCAATATTGCCGTAGGACCCGGACCAGAATCTGTAGCCCGTATTGTGATTGAAGACAGTGGACCTGGCTTGCCTGAGGCATTATATGAAAAAGTATTAAAACGTTTTTATCGTGTCCATCATCATGTGGCGGTTGGCAGTGGATTGGGTTTGGCCATTGTAGATGCTGCCATTCAGCAACTGGGCGGGCGTTTAGAACTGGGGCGTAGTGGTGAATTAGGCGGTTTAAGGGTACAAGTGGATCTGCCTATGTTAGATCAGAGCGTGCCCAACAGCAGCTCATCCAATCCCACGGCATAA
- a CDS encoding MFS transporter, with the protein MQPSSTQLQHASLYVLLFSLYWAQGLPVGFMTHALPVILRYEGVSLAHIGGFGVLMLPWAIKALWAPWVDRYGSNRYGHYRSWILVTQLSSVLLLTALAFFPIAQLYQTHLLLVFFIALLCLNSLGATQDIATDALAVHSLCSDNMHWGNMLQVIGSRLGFIVGGGVILWMLDWLNWQWSFLLLAALVLFNSIPILRYKEKEHQNKTQLRQKPNSPIANTTLFYAIKAYWAYFRHHPILWAWFWVLLSMKVTDGLSGPILKPLLVDLGLSLSQIGIYITMFGAAAALVGALLGSLGVQYLGRRWALLLFSVLKLASLAAFVYLAACYEQKQHIAPLWIYILNALEDLFSAMLLVVVLTLVMRYSRKQYAATDFSLQVSIMALVSGALYSLSGMLGDLLGYQDYLTLISLLGIVLLWPIYNWFAQTGKTGRKHGQEKTDWKK; encoded by the coding sequence GTGCAACCCAGCTCAACGCAATTGCAACATGCATCACTGTATGTCTTACTGTTTAGTTTGTATTGGGCACAAGGGTTGCCCGTGGGCTTTATGACCCACGCATTGCCTGTGATTTTACGCTATGAAGGGGTTTCTTTGGCTCATATTGGTGGTTTTGGTGTATTAATGTTGCCTTGGGCAATTAAAGCATTATGGGCGCCGTGGGTCGATCGTTATGGCTCAAATCGTTATGGGCATTATCGAAGTTGGATTTTAGTCACGCAGTTGAGTAGTGTGCTGCTCTTGACGGCTTTGGCCTTTTTCCCCATCGCTCAGTTGTATCAGACGCATTTGCTTTTGGTATTTTTTATTGCGCTGCTCTGCCTCAATAGTTTGGGTGCAACCCAAGATATTGCAACCGATGCATTGGCTGTACATAGCTTGTGCTCCGACAATATGCACTGGGGCAATATGCTGCAAGTGATCGGTTCACGTTTGGGCTTTATCGTTGGGGGCGGAGTTATTTTATGGATGCTGGACTGGTTAAACTGGCAATGGAGTTTTTTATTATTGGCAGCCTTGGTGCTGTTCAACAGTATCCCGATTCTAAGGTATAAAGAAAAAGAACATCAAAACAAAACGCAGCTGAGGCAAAAGCCTAATTCGCCCATTGCGAACACAACCCTATTCTATGCCATAAAAGCTTATTGGGCATATTTTCGGCATCACCCGATCTTATGGGCTTGGTTTTGGGTTCTACTCAGTATGAAAGTGACAGATGGTTTGTCGGGACCAATTTTAAAACCATTATTGGTTGATTTAGGTTTAAGCCTGAGTCAGATAGGGATTTATATCACTATGTTTGGTGCTGCGGCAGCATTAGTCGGTGCATTATTGGGAAGTCTAGGAGTACAGTATTTAGGGCGACGTTGGGCTTTATTGTTGTTCTCTGTTTTAAAGTTAGCCAGCTTGGCTGCTTTTGTTTACTTAGCGGCGTGTTATGAACAGAAACAGCATATCGCACCACTGTGGATTTATATTCTCAATGCATTGGAGGATTTATTTTCAGCCATGTTGTTGGTGGTGGTACTGACTTTGGTGATGCGTTATAGCCGTAAACAGTATGCTGCTACCGATTTTAGCTTACAAGTTTCTATCATGGCATTGGTCAGTGGTGCTTTATATAGTCTAAGCGGCATGCTGGGCGATTTACTGGGCTATCAAGATTATTTAACGCTGATTAGCTTGCTCGGAATCGTATTGTTGTGGCCCATTTATAACTGGTTTGCTCAAACAGGAAAAACAGGTCGGAAACACGGGCAGGAAAAAACAGATTGGAAAAAATAA
- a CDS encoding NAD(P)/FAD-dependent oxidoreductase — protein MHIAIIGAGISGLLCAFEFLEQGCHVSLYDQQHFGRAASWAGGGILSPMYPWRYPDAVNQLARHGKALYQHYNAQLLPQTAIDFEIEHSGMLIFDADDFAIGQAYAEKYQDPMQRCQHVQSEQLQRINPRLAATWQQALYFPALSNIRNPRVLQSLQAYVQQHPRAQVYPQHTIQQFKMRGQRIDAAITQHNEQIYADHFVLATGAWSAEWEQQLRCHIPVAPVQGQMLLFKTPAHWLPTMCMNDVMYLIPRRDGHIVCGSSVRHCGFDTRPDTHISAKIYAASIAMVPELAHFPIIKQWAGLRPGSPDGIPYIGAMPEIDNLWANFGHYRNGLCMGPAAARLLRQLLLAQQPFIDPSAYSTTRLHIDQQHIAS, from the coding sequence ATGCATATCGCCATCATTGGTGCAGGGATCTCTGGTCTTCTCTGTGCATTCGAGTTTCTAGAACAAGGCTGTCATGTCAGCCTCTATGATCAACAACATTTCGGTCGCGCAGCTTCTTGGGCGGGTGGCGGAATTTTATCGCCTATGTATCCTTGGCGTTATCCAGATGCAGTCAATCAACTGGCACGTCATGGCAAAGCGTTATATCAACACTATAATGCGCAACTCTTGCCACAGACGGCTATCGATTTTGAGATTGAACATAGCGGTATGCTCATTTTTGATGCAGATGACTTTGCCATTGGGCAAGCCTATGCTGAAAAATACCAAGACCCAATGCAACGCTGTCAACATGTCCAAAGCGAGCAGTTACAACGCATCAACCCTCGTCTTGCAGCAACATGGCAACAAGCGCTTTATTTCCCAGCATTGTCCAATATCCGCAACCCGCGCGTTTTACAATCGCTGCAAGCATATGTACAGCAACATCCCCGCGCACAGGTCTATCCCCAACACACCATCCAGCAATTTAAAATGCGGGGGCAGCGCATAGACGCTGCAATCACGCAGCACAATGAACAGATCTATGCCGATCACTTTGTTTTAGCAACTGGTGCATGGTCTGCCGAATGGGAACAACAACTACGCTGTCATATTCCTGTTGCGCCAGTACAAGGTCAGATGCTGTTATTTAAAACGCCTGCACACTGGTTACCGACCATGTGTATGAATGACGTGATGTATCTGATTCCACGACGCGATGGGCATATTGTTTGCGGCTCCAGTGTACGACATTGCGGTTTTGACACCCGTCCAGATACCCATATCTCGGCAAAAATTTATGCAGCAAGCATTGCCATGGTGCCAGAATTGGCGCATTTCCCAATCATCAAACAATGGGCGGGTCTAAGACCGGGTTCACCAGACGGTATTCCATATATCGGTGCAATGCCTGAAATTGACAACCTATGGGCTAACTTTGGACATTATCGTAATGGCTTATGTATGGGACCCGCTGCAGCACGTTTACTGCGACAATTGCTCTTGGCACAACAGCCCTTTATCGATCCCAGTGCCTATAGCACCACACGACTTCATATCGATCAACAACATATTGCCAGCTAA
- a CDS encoding lysophospholipid acyltransferase family protein, with translation MSIKKSATKNSATKAVSAATQSTKFPTLLDQPPQRGNRFSRALFKNLFLAQGWQLQGEIPNLAKAVAIVAPHTSNYDAWYGFLAMLGLGIRLTIFGKHSLLKGPLKNFYRWMGVIPIFRESPQGMTQQIVEQIQQHDKIWIGIAPEGTRKAATKIKSGFYHIAQAANLPIVIFALDYANKSIRVLAVFHPTGDYEADLAKILDYYRGNFSAKNSHWLSKPFTKTLEK, from the coding sequence ATGTCTATAAAAAAAAGTGCTACAAAAAACAGCGCTACAAAAGCAGTATCAGCAGCAACGCAGTCTACCAAGTTCCCAACACTATTAGATCAACCCCCGCAACGTGGCAATCGTTTCAGCCGTGCCTTATTTAAAAATCTTTTTTTAGCGCAAGGTTGGCAACTACAGGGTGAGATTCCCAATCTTGCCAAAGCAGTTGCAATCGTTGCGCCGCATACCTCCAATTATGATGCTTGGTATGGCTTCTTGGCGATGCTGGGCTTAGGTATACGGCTGACTATATTTGGCAAACATAGTCTGCTCAAAGGACCCCTAAAAAATTTCTATCGCTGGATGGGGGTTATTCCAATTTTCCGCGAAAGCCCTCAAGGCATGACTCAGCAAATCGTTGAGCAAATCCAGCAACATGACAAAATTTGGATTGGTATAGCGCCAGAAGGAACACGTAAAGCCGCAACCAAAATTAAAAGCGGTTTTTATCATATTGCGCAAGCGGCCAATTTACCCATTGTGATATTTGCTTTGGATTATGCCAATAAAAGCATTCGTGTCTTAGCGGTCTTCCACCCCACTGGAGACTATGAGGCTGATCTAGCAAAGATTCTTGACTATTATCGGGGCAATTTTTCCGCAAAAAATTCGCATTGGCTCTCAAAACCTTTTACAAAAACGTTGGAAAAATAG
- a CDS encoding BUD32 family EKC/KEOPS complex subunit: MNNFSVFLQESLAKQQDNIQSYTVATQKVWLKKATARHSTWIYTPLRWLARLFKLNALTPIPNLGGTQAIQCEIQRIEALKALGVSVPQILATQPEGLLTLDAGQQYGLPMYQLDQTLAQCPDPVKKFQYFRYALDAIQHIHNQNSYLSEAFARNILVDEQFHFIFIDFETDPGRVLDIATCQARDWLCFLFSTVRAFDEQELQQVSEMICTCVQNHPAVYQHIRDVGNKLRWANRFNFKRIGHDGQRIQQCLLFFQILEKYRPSQLPTA; this comes from the coding sequence ATGAATAATTTCAGTGTATTTCTTCAGGAATCACTCGCCAAACAGCAAGATAATATTCAGTCTTATACCGTTGCTACACAGAAAGTCTGGTTAAAGAAAGCGACTGCACGACACTCAACTTGGATTTATACGCCGCTACGCTGGCTCGCACGTTTATTTAAACTCAATGCCCTGACCCCAATTCCCAATCTCGGCGGTACGCAAGCGATTCAATGTGAAATTCAACGTATTGAAGCTCTCAAAGCTCTGGGGGTTTCGGTCCCGCAAATCTTGGCAACGCAGCCAGAAGGCTTGCTCACCCTAGACGCGGGGCAGCAATATGGCTTACCCATGTATCAACTCGATCAAACGCTGGCACAATGCCCAGACCCCGTTAAAAAATTTCAATATTTTCGTTATGCTTTAGACGCGATCCAGCACATCCACAATCAAAATAGTTACTTAAGTGAAGCTTTTGCGCGTAATATTTTGGTTGATGAGCAGTTTCATTTTATTTTCATTGACTTTGAGACAGATCCAGGTCGTGTACTGGATATTGCAACCTGTCAGGCTCGAGACTGGTTATGCTTTTTATTTTCGACAGTCCGCGCTTTTGATGAACAAGAACTACAACAGGTTAGTGAAATGATTTGCACCTGCGTACAAAACCATCCTGCGGTCTATCAGCATATACGGGATGTCGGCAATAAACTGCGTTGGGCCAATCGTTTTAACTTTAAGCGTATTGGTCATGATGGGCAGCGTATTCAACAATGTTTACTATTCTTTCAAATCCTTGAGAAATATCGTCCATCACAATTGCCCACGGCTTAA
- a CDS encoding phosphoethanolamine transferase, with amino-acid sequence MQKNLQKRQNKRITLSLGSLNLILAIWIAGVLNLTFFQHVYALTPYQGIKAYLFIAATVVILVAFYNFIFQFLQWRRSFKWLAVILLLLAGLSAYFVSSLGIVISADQIQNIMQTDHTEARDLLSWRLIGWFLLMVLLPILLLLFMVSIKEQTYLQIVRHKLVNALLSLACILALLFIFYVDYAAIFREHRSLKGLISPQNTIAASYSYIKHKIPQKNQPLLRYGLDAHLLQKVVAGQKAKLLVIVVGETARAESFSLNGYAQDTNPLLAAQTDLINFSQASSCGTATAVSVPCMFSGMPRVEYDEQLASHREGLLDIAQRAGYKVTWIDNNSGCKGTCDRVERYVIPAAITQKWCQGKECLDGILIDSLTDYLKQIAIDDTQPRLLVLHQLGSHGPAYYKRIPPAFRKFKPTCDTNAIQGCSRQQLLNSYDNTIYYTDYILNQLIEVLKQQSSHQTALWYLSDHGESTGEKGMYLHGAPYRFSPSQQTHIPMLIWFSSNWQQSNPGQYGCLQKLKDHAVSQDNLFPTTLSLLNIESKVIDRHFDLMQQCSTTESG; translated from the coding sequence ATGCAAAAAAACCTACAAAAAAGGCAAAATAAGCGCATTACACTGTCGTTGGGAAGCCTGAATTTGATTTTAGCCATCTGGATTGCTGGTGTATTGAATTTAACTTTTTTTCAGCATGTTTATGCTTTAACACCTTATCAAGGCATCAAAGCTTATCTATTTATTGCGGCAACAGTAGTCATTCTTGTTGCTTTCTATAATTTTATTTTTCAGTTCCTACAATGGCGTCGCAGTTTTAAATGGCTTGCGGTGATTTTATTGCTGCTTGCTGGGTTGAGTGCTTATTTTGTGAGCTCACTGGGTATCGTTATTAGCGCAGATCAAATTCAGAATATTATGCAAACCGACCATACCGAAGCACGAGATCTTTTGTCGTGGCGCTTAATTGGTTGGTTTCTCTTGATGGTGTTATTGCCGATTTTATTACTTCTGTTCATGGTGAGTATTAAAGAACAGACTTATCTACAAATCGTGCGGCATAAGCTTGTCAATGCTTTGCTATCATTGGCATGTATTTTGGCGCTGTTATTTATTTTTTATGTCGATTATGCCGCGATCTTTCGTGAGCATCGCAGTTTAAAAGGATTAATTTCACCGCAAAATACTATTGCAGCCAGTTATTCTTATATAAAACATAAAATACCACAAAAAAACCAGCCTCTATTGCGCTATGGGCTAGATGCTCATCTATTGCAAAAAGTAGTTGCTGGGCAAAAAGCCAAATTACTGGTCATCGTGGTGGGTGAAACAGCACGGGCAGAAAGTTTTTCTCTAAATGGTTATGCTCAAGACACCAATCCATTATTGGCAGCACAAACGGATTTAATCAATTTCAGCCAAGCCAGTTCTTGTGGTACTGCAACAGCAGTATCGGTGCCCTGTATGTTTTCAGGAATGCCACGGGTAGAATATGATGAACAATTAGCCAGTCATCGAGAAGGCTTATTAGATATTGCGCAACGTGCTGGTTATAAAGTGACTTGGATCGACAATAACTCGGGGTGTAAAGGAACCTGTGATCGCGTAGAACGCTATGTGATTCCTGCTGCCATTACACAGAAATGGTGTCAGGGCAAAGAGTGTTTGGATGGTATTTTAATCGATAGTCTGACAGATTATTTAAAACAGATCGCTATAGATGATACGCAACCGCGGTTGCTGGTTTTACATCAGCTGGGGAGTCATGGACCCGCTTATTATAAACGTATACCACCAGCGTTTAGAAAATTTAAGCCGACCTGTGATACTAATGCAATTCAGGGCTGTAGTCGTCAACAGTTGCTGAACAGTTATGATAATACCATTTACTATACCGATTATATTTTGAATCAGTTGATTGAGGTCTTAAAACAGCAGTCGAGTCATCAGACCGCATTATGGTATTTATCAGATCATGGAGAATCGACAGGAGAAAAAGGCATGTACTTACATGGTGCGCCGTATCGTTTCTCACCCAGTCAACAAACCCATATTCCAATGTTGATATGGTTTTCATCGAATTGGCAGCAGAGCAATCCAGGGCAGTATGGTTGTTTGCAGAAACTCAAAGACCATGCAGTCAGTCAGGATAATTTATTTCCAACGACATTAAGCTTATTAAATATTGAGTCTAAAGTGATTGATCGTCATTTCGACTTAATGCAGCAGTGCTCCACAACTGAATCAGGGTAA
- a CDS encoding thioesterase family protein, translating into MNTSQDKWTGHIKFDPQFDLQVVLAQLVQAFNASPFLLHNMMQMRLVDGEIQAYIEMQPSLIGNAAFQILHGGVAATVLDSIGGIVAMGELYKQASADTLPETTQKVARLATVDMRVDYLAPGRGQYFTATAEVLRLGRKSCTMRMLLINDQGQSIAAGIASYAY; encoded by the coding sequence ATGAACACTTCACAAGACAAATGGACAGGTCATATCAAATTTGACCCGCAATTCGATTTGCAAGTCGTGCTGGCACAATTGGTACAGGCATTTAATGCCTCACCTTTTTTATTGCACAACATGATGCAGATGCGCTTGGTCGATGGTGAAATACAAGCCTATATCGAGATGCAGCCCAGTTTAATTGGCAATGCCGCCTTTCAGATTTTACATGGTGGAGTTGCAGCAACGGTCTTAGACAGTATTGGTGGCATTGTGGCGATGGGAGAATTATACAAACAGGCAAGCGCAGACACCCTGCCTGAAACCACCCAAAAAGTGGCTCGTCTGGCAACGGTTGATATGCGTGTCGATTATTTGGCACCAGGTCGTGGGCAATACTTTACGGCGACGGCAGAAGTTTTACGGCTGGGTCGAAAAAGTTGCACCATGCGTATGCTTTTAATCAATGATCAAGGTCAATCCATAGCAGCGGGGATTGCCTCATATGCCTATTAG
- a CDS encoding response regulator transcription factor has product MTRILMIEDDFMIAESTMTLLRLQQFEVVWVNNGLDGLKHVAQQEFDLVLLDLGLPLMDGMQVLKQIRQKAHHLPVLIISARDQVHNRVAGLNQGADDYLVKPYAFDELFARIMALLRRSDAYRTTQPEKLKRGDLELDVEQHLALWRGEPLELSNREWAILIPLMTHPNKIFSKTDLEDKLYAFDSEINSNTIEVYVHHLRVKLGKNFIRTIRGLGYRLGLSTQA; this is encoded by the coding sequence ATGACCAGAATATTAATGATAGAAGATGACTTTATGATTGCTGAGTCGACAATGACTTTATTGCGATTACAGCAATTTGAAGTCGTCTGGGTAAATAATGGTCTGGATGGTTTAAAGCATGTTGCACAGCAAGAGTTTGATTTGGTGTTGCTGGATTTAGGTTTGCCTTTAATGGATGGCATGCAGGTATTAAAGCAAATTCGGCAAAAAGCACATCACTTGCCCGTGCTGATTATTTCAGCACGGGATCAGGTGCATAATCGGGTGGCTGGTTTAAACCAAGGTGCCGATGATTATCTGGTTAAGCCTTATGCATTTGATGAACTGTTTGCGCGTATTATGGCATTGTTGCGTCGTAGTGATGCCTATCGCACCACACAACCAGAGAAACTGAAGCGTGGTGATTTAGAATTAGATGTTGAACAACACCTTGCTTTGTGGCGAGGTGAGCCGTTGGAATTATCAAATCGTGAATGGGCAATTCTGATTCCATTGATGACACATCCCAATAAAATATTTTCTAAGACAGATTTAGAAGATAAGCTGTATGCGTTTGATAGTGAAATCAACAGCAATACCATAGAAGTTTATGTGCATCATTTACGTGTCAAACTCGGTAAAAACTTTATACGAACCATTCGTGGCTTAGGTTATAGACTGGGTCTGAGCACCCAAGCATAG
- a CDS encoding phosphatase PAP2 family protein, translating to MDLKHHNQQRLQQKYLYHDVVLLSISALALYYFDPIGGWLDRLFITPWIAPQGFFPYQQNWYLRDIQHDLFKKILIGCYSVFLILWLISFRSPRFAAQRWHYAYMFFGAALSTAVIGLLKAFSVHDCPWNMLQSSPQGWVWHLQGIKGQCFPGGHASTGFAMMTGYFVYRLQQPKRAQFFLWLGLALGFMLGWGQMMRGAHFLSHNLWSAWIIYALHSGLQMSDMCWRYFSRIGRLASIGQKSILNKKNH from the coding sequence ATGGATCTAAAACATCATAATCAGCAACGACTACAACAAAAATATCTATACCACGATGTTGTACTACTCAGCATCAGCGCCTTGGCTTTATATTATTTTGATCCGATTGGCGGCTGGTTAGACCGCCTATTCATTACGCCATGGATTGCACCGCAAGGGTTTTTCCCTTACCAACAAAATTGGTATCTACGTGATATTCAACATGACTTATTTAAGAAAATCCTGATTGGCTGTTATAGCGTATTTCTGATCTTGTGGCTCATCTCATTTCGCTCACCACGTTTCGCCGCACAACGCTGGCACTATGCCTATATGTTTTTTGGCGCTGCCCTCTCTACCGCCGTGATCGGTTTGCTCAAAGCTTTTTCTGTACATGACTGCCCATGGAATATGCTGCAAAGTAGCCCCCAAGGCTGGGTGTGGCATTTACAGGGCATCAAAGGGCAATGCTTCCCGGGTGGGCATGCCAGTACGGGATTTGCCATGATGACTGGCTATTTTGTCTATCGACTACAACAGCCCAAACGTGCCCAATTCTTTCTTTGGCTCGGTTTAGCCCTTGGTTTTATGCTCGGTTGGGGGCAGATGATGCGTGGTGCGCACTTTCTCAGTCATAATTTATGGAGCGCATGGATCATTTACGCTTTACACAGTGGTTTGCAAATGAGCGACATGTGCTGGCGTTATTTTTCGCGTATCGGCAGACTGGCGTCAATAGGGCAAAAAAGCATATTAAACAAAAAAAATCATTGA
- a CDS encoding SDR family NAD(P)-dependent oxidoreductase has translation MSEQLAARNFVIYGVSRGLGKALVESIPRPHDQVYGIARTAPRLKRPIQWIAADLAHAQTSVLQVKQQIQNQTIDVLIYNVGIWEHNAFSSDYDFEHLQADEIQMMLQTNINACILHIQALLENLRHSSNAKIILIGSTWGVDNHNGHELVFSACKYALRGIAQSLREILRRDAIAVTVLNLGYLASTDQPMTDHAASAEHDIAPDQDDHHQQALIPLQDVIHAVNFILATSSYSCVKEILMPAMQDRNV, from the coding sequence ATGTCAGAACAACTTGCCGCACGAAATTTTGTCATTTATGGCGTGAGCCGTGGTCTGGGTAAAGCCCTTGTTGAGTCTATTCCCAGACCACATGATCAGGTCTATGGCATTGCCCGAACCGCGCCACGTTTAAAGCGTCCTATACAATGGATTGCGGCAGATTTGGCGCACGCTCAAACCAGTGTTTTACAAGTCAAACAACAGATACAAAATCAGACGATTGATGTGCTGATCTATAATGTCGGTATTTGGGAACACAATGCATTTTCGTCAGATTATGACTTCGAACACTTACAAGCCGATGAAATCCAAATGATGTTACAGACCAATATCAATGCCTGTATTTTGCATATACAAGCGCTATTGGAAAACCTACGTCACTCCAGCAATGCCAAAATTATTTTGATTGGTTCAACCTGGGGGGTCGACAATCACAATGGTCACGAATTGGTATTCTCTGCCTGTAAATATGCACTACGTGGTATTGCACAGTCACTACGCGAAATCCTCCGAAGAGATGCTATTGCGGTCACAGTGCTCAACTTAGGCTACCTTGCCAGCACAGATCAGCCCATGACCGACCATGCAGCCTCCGCAGAGCATGACATTGCACCTGATCAGGATGACCATCATCAACAAGCACTTATTCCACTACAAGATGTCATTCATGCCGTGAACTTTATCTTAGCCACCAGCTCATATAGCTGTGTCAAAGAAATTTTAATGCCTGCCATGCAAGATCGTAATGTCTAA
- the hemB gene encoding porphobilinogen synthase — MTYTFNRPAFPATRMRRIRKNDQLRAMVSETQLNADHLIYPVFVLPGQNQTQDVPSMPNVQRLSADRLVKKAEQLLNLGVSKLALFPVTPQQDKSLNAEAAWHDDGLVQQTLRLLKKELPEMVLITDGALDPYTTHGQDGIIDDSGYVLNDITTDCLVKQALSHAAAGADVIAPSDMMDGRIGAIRQALEQQGFIDTNIMAYSAKYASSFYGPFRDAVGSASNLKGGNKNTYQMDVGNRLEALHEIALDIQEGADMVIVKPGMPYLDVVREVKNQFAIPTFVYQVSGEYAMLAAAIANGWLSESVIMESLLCFRRAGADGIWTYYAEHAARQLKAM, encoded by the coding sequence ATGACATATACGTTCAATCGTCCTGCATTTCCTGCCACTCGTATGCGCCGTATTCGAAAGAACGACCAATTGCGTGCCATGGTCAGCGAAACTCAACTCAATGCTGACCATTTAATTTACCCAGTTTTTGTATTACCTGGACAAAATCAGACACAAGATGTTCCAAGCATGCCGAATGTACAACGCTTATCGGCAGACCGCTTAGTCAAAAAAGCAGAACAACTCCTCAACTTAGGCGTTTCTAAACTGGCACTTTTTCCAGTTACCCCACAACAAGACAAAAGCCTCAATGCTGAAGCCGCTTGGCATGATGATGGCTTGGTACAACAGACCTTACGCCTACTCAAAAAAGAATTACCCGAGATGGTCCTGATTACCGATGGCGCACTTGATCCCTATACCACACATGGTCAAGATGGCATTATCGATGACAGCGGCTATGTACTCAATGACATCACCACAGACTGTCTGGTCAAACAAGCGCTCAGCCATGCAGCAGCGGGTGCCGATGTCATTGCGCCCAGCGATATGATGGATGGTCGCATTGGAGCAATTCGTCAAGCACTCGAACAACAGGGTTTTATCGATACCAATATCATGGCCTACTCTGCCAAATATGCATCAAGTTTTTATGGTCCATTCCGTGATGCGGTAGGTTCTGCATCAAACCTCAAAGGTGGCAATAAAAACACCTACCAGATGGATGTCGGCAATCGCCTTGAAGCCTTGCATGAAATCGCGTTGGACATCCAAGAAGGTGCCGATATGGTGATTGTAAAACCCGGCATGCCATACTTAGATGTAGTCCGTGAAGTCAAAAACCAATTTGCGATTCCAACCTTTGTCTATCAAGTCAGTGGTGAATATGCCATGTTAGCCGCAGCCATCGCCAATGGCTGGTTATCTGAAAGCGTCATTATGGAATCTTTATTGTGTTTCCGCCGTGCTGGTGCCGATGGGATCTGGACCTATTATGCAGAACATGCAGCACGCCAACTCAAAGCAATGTAA